In a single window of the Cucumis melo cultivar AY chromosome 11, USDA_Cmelo_AY_1.0, whole genome shotgun sequence genome:
- the LOC103490534 gene encoding probable serine/threonine-protein kinase At1g54610 yields MGCICSKVLADECSDNEHDGSERPHSSIKHLSELKIPRAGSPNSSQIWEKDRLDCSDVTVMLFDTKPNGSLRSYKQPPNEKKKTDFLDVTIIDHPRIRKIPNSIEAEQVAAGWPSWLAVVACEAIKDWLPKRASNFVKLEKIGQGTYSSVYKARDIIQDKVVALKRIRFDNQDAESIKFMAREILVLRRLDHPNIVKLEGLITSQTSCTMYLVFEYMEHDLTGLTSRPGASFTEPQMKCYMKQLLSGLDHCHSNGVLHRDIKSSNLLIDNNGILKIADFGLAVFFDSHSTVPMTSRVITLWYRPPELLLGASKYGVEVDLWSAGCILGELYSGKPILPGKTEVEQLHKIYKLCGSPSKDYWKKLHLKQSTSMKPPPSYERCLRERYNDIPHSAVDLMDTLLSIDPAGRGTAASALDSEFFTTRPLPSDPSSLPKYPPSKEINTKLREEEARRQQGVGGERSQIVYQEVKGLKQSRVVPAAKTNAELVISLLRKQSRWTAKYRNETCSYDLVSKRNSNSGPIMTQGPRHTNSKKEPKNTSISSECLTSSGPMEFVSYKYIRERSKGVSRPESMREDKSLPPLSSCSEV; encoded by the exons ATGGGCTGCATCTGTTCTAAGGTTTTAGCTGACGAGTGTAGTGACAATGAGCATGATGGCTCCGAAAGACCCCATTCCTCTATTAAACACCTCTCTGAATTGAAAATACCAAGAGCTGGTTCTCCCAATTCTTCTCAGATTTGGGAGAAGGATAGACTGGATTGTAGTGATGTTACGGTTATGTTGTTCGATACGAAGCCAAACGGTTCTCTACGTTCATACAAGCAACCTCCTaatgagaagaagaagacagaTTTCCTTGATGTCACCATTATCGACCATCCACGTATCAGAAAGATTCCAAACTCTATCGAGGCCGAGCAAGTCGCTGCCGGGTGGCCGAGTTGGCTGGCTGTTGTGGCTTGTGAAGCTATCAAAGACTGGTTGCCAAAACGTGCCAGTAACTTCGTCAAGTTAGAGAAA ATTGGCCAAGGAACTTATAGCAGTGTGTATAAAGCTCGTGATATTATTCAAGATAAAGTTGTGGCTTTGAAAAGGATCAGATTTGACAATCAAGATGCTGAGAGTATCAAGTTTATGGCAAGGGAAATCCTTGTTTTGAGAAGGCTTGATCATCCAAATATAGTTAAGTTGGAAGGTTTGATCACATCACAAACATCTTGTACCATGTACCTTGTTTTTGAATATATGGAACATGATCTTACCGGACTCACATCACGGCCTGGTGCATCGTTCACCGAACCACAG ATGAAGTGTTACATGAAGCAACTTTTGAGTGGACTTGATCATTGTCACAGTAACGGGGTTCTACATAGAGACATCAAGAGCTCAAATCTTCTTATTGACAATAATGGCATTTTGAAGATAGCAGATTTTGGGTTGGCTGTTTTCTTTGATTCACATTCAACAGTTCCGATGACAAGCCGTGTAATAACTCTCTGGTATCGACCACCAGAACTTTTACTTGGAGCGTCTAAATATGGAGTGGAAGTTGATTTGTGGAGTGCTGGTTGCATTCTAGGAGAGTTATATAGTGGCAAACCCATCTTGCCTGGAAAAACAGAG GTTGAACAACTACATAAAATATATAAGCTATGTGGTTCTCCTTCCAAGGACTATTGGAAAAAATTGCATTTGAAGCAGTCAACAAGCATGAAACCTCCACCGTCATACGAAAGATGTCTTCGAGAAAGATATAACGATATTCCTCATAGCGCTGTCGATCTTATGGACACTTTGTTATCTATAGATCCTGCAGGGCGAGGAACTGCAGCTTCCGCTCTCGACAGTGAG TTCTTTACCACAAGGCCCTTACCAAGTGATCCTTCAAGCTTGCCAAAATACCCTCCAAGCAAAGAGATCAATACAAAACTGCGTGAAGAAGAAGCAAGGAG GCAACAAGGAGTAGGTGGTGAGAGAAGCCAAATAGTCTACCAAGAAGTAAAAGGATTGAAGCAATCTAGAGTTGTTCCtgctgcaaagactaatgctGAATTGGTTATTTCATTATTG AGAAAACAAAGTCGTTGGACTGCAAAATACCGGAATGAAACGTGTTCCTACGATTTGGTATCCAAGAGAAACTCAAACTCAGGACCTATAATGACTCAGGGACCAAGACATACAAACTCGAAAAAGGAACCGAAAAATACTTCGATTTCGAGTGAGTGTTTAACATCATCTGGTCCAATGGAATTTGTTTCTTATAAATACATAAGGGAAAGATCAAAAGGAGTTTCAAGGCCGGAATCAATGAGGGAAGACAAAAGTCTTCCTCCTCTATCCAGTTGTAGTGAAGTGTGA